A single window of Rhodamnia argentea isolate NSW1041297 chromosome 5, ASM2092103v1, whole genome shotgun sequence DNA harbors:
- the LOC115725913 gene encoding polyol transporter 5-like yields the protein MPEENVQLMAILLHAIGLFASLMTGLLSNQFGRRPTILLVGILFFSVPFFMGFASVFLVSLGRMVAHVGVGCAQSIVPIYMAEISPAISRGFFTCLPDVFLNVGKVIGCICNFFISKTKFDGWRLMMFEGAISTVLITIAVLAMPESPRWLVLRGRLDDASHILIKTYKSKREADLRLADIKEAAGISRDCNEAVVNVQSPERTVWEDLLSDPSQPVHHMVVLACLIQVFRQACGIDIILLQMPQISEMVGITNPNMKLFLTVGVELVKTIFTVVASFLLDKLRLGRRRLLLISIAGMAVCLIPLGACVYYLDQIDNKDTWVGYLCIGWLFGYVASFAIGLGPVTSVYVSELFPMRLRAQGCAMALGVNQWTGVLMATASLFLHNTISLAWAMFFFAAVACGAWIVFYKIIRMPETRGLTLEEMGNIFGELYQRRSVAREAESGSSAAGQTEMTRRMVGRD from the exons ATGCCTGAAGAGAATGTTCAGCTCATGGCCATCCTCCTCCATGCCATTGGACTATTTGCATCGTTGATGACCGGCCTGCTCTCTAATCAGTTCGGCCGCCGGCCGACAATACTTTTGGTGGGCATCCTGTTTTTTAGTGTCCCCTTCTTCATGGGCTTTGCTAGCGTCTTCTTGGTTTCGTTGGGCCGGATGGTCGCCCACGTCGGTGTTGGCTGCGCCCAATCAATCGTCCCGATCTACATGGCGGAAATTTCGCCAGCCATATCTCGTGGCTTCTTTACCTGCCTCCCCGAT GTGTTCCTCAATGTCGGCAAAGTTATTGGCTGCATCTGCAACTTCTTCATCTCCAAGACGAAATTTGACGGCTGGCGTCTGATGATGTTCGAGGGCGCAATCTCTACGGTCCTGATCACAATAGCAGTCCTAGCTATGCCGGAGTCGCCGCGATGGCTTGTCTTGAGGGGACGGTTGGATGATGCGAGTCACATCCTCATTAAGACCTACAAGTCCAAGAGGGAAGCTGATCTTCGACTGGCCGACATCAAGGAGGCGGCCGGAATATCTAGAGACTGTAACGAGGCTGTTGTCAATGTGCAAAGCCCCGAGAGGACCGTGTGGGAGGATCTTCTCAGCGACCCCTCCCAGCCCGTCCACCACATGGTGGTCCTCGCCTGCTTAATACAGGTCTTCCGACAGGCCTGTGGGATTGACATCATCCTCCTGCAAATGCCCCAAATTTCTGAGATGGTTGGAATCACTAACCCCAATATGAAGCTGTTCTTGACCGTTGGAGTGGAGCTCGTAAAGACTATATTCACCGTCGTCGCTTCTTTCCTCCTTGACAAGCTCAGGCTTGGGCGGCGACGGCTGCTTCTGATTAGCATTGCTGGGATGGCTGTCTGTCTCATACCCCTAGGAGCATGCGTCTACTACCTCGACCAAATCGACAACAAGGACACATGGGTGGGGTACTTATGCATCGGGTGGTTGTTCGGTTATGTGGCCTCGTTTGCAATTGGGTTGGGTCCGGTGACTTCTGTTTACGTATCAGAACTTTTCCCCATGAGGCTTCGCGCCCAGGGATGTGCTATGGCTCTCGGCGTCAACCAATGGACGGGTGTACTTATGGCAACGGCATCCTTATTCCTGCACAACACGATCAGCCTTGCTTGGGCCATGTTTTTCTTCGCAGCGGTGGCATGCGGTGCGTGGATAGTCTTCTACAAAATAATAAGAATGCCAGAGACGCGGGGACTGACATTGGAGGAAATGGGCAACATTTTTGGTGAGCTATACCAGCGGCGGTCTGTGGCGAGGGAGGCAGAGAGTGGAAGTTCTGCGGCGGGGCAGACGGAGATGACAAGAAGAATGGTGGGCCGTGATTGA